The region CTTCGGTATTCAAATGCTCTTCCCATAAATTTTCCTTAAAAAAATTTTGGAAATTATAGCCAAAAAAGATTATTATCTTTTTAAAATTTAAGATGTTTTGCGAGCTGTTAGCTTAAAATTTATAGTTAAAATACTATAATTATCAAATGATTATACAAGCTACCAAACAAGACGCTTTGCGTTGTATCGAACTACTGAATTTAGCTATGGATGATATCGCTTTTGCACTTAGCGGAACTACCGACAAGTTAAAAAGTAACGAAATTCTAACCTCTTTTTTTGTTCAGGATATTAATAGATTAAGCTATAAAAACGTTTATGTTTTTAAACACGAAAAAGATATAGTCGCAGCCATTTGCGCCTACTACGGAGGAGATGCAAATAGTCTTGACGCTCCTATTTTAGAACATCTTAAGAAATTTAATCCGGCCGCTAAAGTAGAAAAAGAGTGCCTTGAGGATGAGTTTTATATCGATAGTATAGCTGTTGATGAGAGATTTCGCGGGCAGGGAATTGCAGGAAAGCTAATAAAATTTATATTTGAAGTGGCTAAACTCAAAGAGTATGAAAAAGTATCTTTGATAGTAGATCAAGATAAGGTAAAAGAGAGAGAATTTTACGAGAGACTAGGCTTTGTAATCAATCAGGAAATGACGATAAATTCGCATAAATATTACCACATGATAAAGGAAATTCTATGAAACATTTTAAAGTTGCCAATGTGCATTGTCAAAACTGCGCAAATACTATAAAAAGCGCGCTTGAAGATGAATTCGGAGCTATTGAAGTTGATTTAAGTCGTGAGCCAAAAGTGGTTAGTGTAAATTTAGACGATAAAGATGTAGGTAAATTTATATCCGAGCTTGACGATCTTGGATTTGAAGTGATAGAGCAAATTTAGCTATGTCAAAAACTATCAAGCTCAATATCGCGGGCATGACCTGCGTGAATTGTTCAAATGCTATAGAGAGAGTCGCTAAAAAGATGGATGGCGTAGAGGACGCTAAGGTTAGCTTTGCTAATGCTACGGGCGAATTTATAGTAGCTAGCGAAGAAGTAAGAACTAAGCTTGAAGAAAAGATCAAAAAGCTGGGCTACGAGATCGCTAAGGATATGAGCGAATTTGAGAAAAAAAGAGCCTTGCATATAAAAAACCTACGCAACAACTTTATCGCCGCAGCGGTAATAAGCGCTGTGATAATGTGGCTTGAGATGACGGGCGTTATGAGCGAGCCAAAGGCGTTTGTAATGCTATTTTTGGCTTTTATCGCGCTTGCGGTTTGCGGTAAGGAGTTTTTCGTACACGCTTACGGCGCACTTAAAAACAAAAACTACGATATGAACGTGCTTGTAGCGCTTGGCACTTCGATGGCGTTTCTTTACTCGGTGTTTGTCTTTTTAGCCCCAAATTTGATGCCTGAAAATATGCGCCATATGTATGTTTCAGGCTCTGCGATGATTATTACTTTTATCCTGCTTGGCAAATTTCTTGAGGAGCGCTCAAAGGCTAGGGCGGGGGATTATCTAAAAAGCCTTATGGATCTTTCTCCTAAGGTGGCTTTAGTGCTAAAGCCTGACGGACAAGCCGTAGAAACGGATGTGCAAAACCTAAAAATAGGCGACATCGTAATGGTAAAAGCGGGCTTTCACGTGCCTTGCGACGGAGTTATCATAAACGGCGGAGCCGAGCTTGACATGTCTATGCTTACGGGCGAGAGCCTGCCTGTGTATAAAAAAACGGGCGATGAGGTAAATGCAGGTACGATAAACACAAACGGCTATCTGAATGTAAAAGTTACAAAGCCGTCAAATCAAACTTTGCTAGCTCAAATTTTACATCTATTAAGCGATGCTAGCACGAAAAAAATGCCGATTAGTCGATTTGCCGATAGGGTTGCAAATATCTTTGTGCCGGCCGTTATTATTATAGCCGTGGTTACGTTTTTGATCTGGTTTGCAGTTACCGGAAATGCTGTGCAAGGCGTTTTAAGTGCGATTTGCGTACTTATCATATCTTGTCCTTGCGCGCTTGGGCTGGCTACTCCTATTGCTATCATTTCATCTCTTTCTTTGGGCGCTAAAAACGGAATTTTGATAAAAAATCCCGAAGTCATAGAGGTGCTTCACACCGCCAAATACGCGATATTTGATAAAACCGGCACTCTTACAAAGGGTGAAATTTCGGTTAATTTTACCGATATAAACGAAGATGATTTGGCTCTAATCGCAGCTCTTGAAGCAAAAAGCTCGCACCCTATATCAAAAGCGATTGTTAATTATGCAAACGAGCTTGATCTTAAAATTTTAGGCAACGATAGCGGTTTTGAAAGTATCGCAGGAAAAGGCATAAGAAGCCTTGATGAAAGCGAGATAGTCGTGGGCAATGAAGGCTTTTTGAAAGAATTTGGCATAGAGATTCCTGATTCTTCAAAAGAGCAAATTTTAAAGATGCAAAATGACGGAAACGGTGTGGTTTTGGCTGCGATAAAGAAAAAATTCGTAGGATTTATAAGTCTTAGCGATACTTTAAAGGAAAATGCTAAAGAGATTATAGACGAGCTGAAAAATAAAAATATAATTCCTGTGATGCTAACGGGGGATAATGTTTTTACCGCTAAAAACGTAGCGCTGAAGATCGGCATCGAAAAGGTCTTTGCGGGAGTTTTGCCTAATGAAAAATTTGAGATTATCAAAGAGCTTCAAAAAGACGCCAAGGTCGTGTTTATAGGAGACGGCATAAACGATTCGCCTTCGCTTAAGCAAGCTGATATCGGCATAGCCATGAGCAGTGGAGCCGACATAGCAAAGGACGCGGGCGATATAGTTCTTATCAAAAATGACCTTGAAAGCGTTGTTAAAGCGATAAATTTGGCTAAAGATACGATGAAAACGATCAAGGAAAATTTGTTCTGGGCGTTTATCTACAATCTAATCTGCATTCCCGTGGCTGCAGGTGCGCTCTATCCGGTATTTAAGATAGTTTTAACTCCGGTTTATGGAGCGATTGCGATGTGCTTTAGCTCGGTAACCGTTGTTTTTAATTCGATTCGCCTAAGGTTTAAGAAAATTTAAATTTAGTAAAATCACAAAAATTTAAAAGGACTATGATGAAGCTTGGCGAATTTTATTCGGTTGTGTGTAGAGTTTTTGCTGTCGGTTTTTCAAATTCGTTAAATGACAAAATTTTTGAACAGATCAAGAAAAACGGCGAGTGGTTTTTGCAAAATGATACCGAAGCTAATAATAAAGGAAGATCTCTTTATAAAGAGGCTATTAAGAGCGAGGATATAAAGGATATAGAGGTTGACTTTAAGAATTTGCAAAAGTATTTTCTCGCTACATATTTTTTTAAAGGCGATGATGAAAGGCTTGCTAAGCTTTATCAAATTTGCGGATTTGAGCCGAATTTAAAATCATTAAAGATAGACAGCATAAGCAATCAGCTATCGTTTTTATCGGCTATCTTAAAGCTTGAAGCCAATGAAAAGACAGAGGAAATTTTAGGCGTGTTTTTAAGCTCATATCTGCTTCCTTATGCTGCAAAACTCGCTCCTACGCTTCAAAAAGAGGCAAAAAGCAAATTTTACCGCGGACTTGGATATCTTTTTGAAGATTTTGCTAGCAGACTTGAAAAGACTCTTAAGATAAGGGTCGTTCCCAGATGAGTTGGTGGAACGAAATTTACAATAACTTTGATCCCGTAGCTTTTAAAATTTTCGGTATAAGTGTTCATTGGTACGGGCTGATGTATGTTTTGGCTCTACTTGTCGCACTTGGT is a window of Campylobacter sp. CCUG 57310 DNA encoding:
- a CDS encoding N-acetyltransferase; the protein is MIIQATKQDALRCIELLNLAMDDIAFALSGTTDKLKSNEILTSFFVQDINRLSYKNVYVFKHEKDIVAAICAYYGGDANSLDAPILEHLKKFNPAAKVEKECLEDEFYIDSIAVDERFRGQGIAGKLIKFIFEVAKLKEYEKVSLIVDQDKVKEREFYERLGFVINQEMTINSHKYYHMIKEIL
- a CDS encoding heavy-metal-associated domain-containing protein — encoded protein: MKHFKVANVHCQNCANTIKSALEDEFGAIEVDLSREPKVVSVNLDDKDVGKFISELDDLGFEVIEQI
- a CDS encoding cation-translocating P-type ATPase yields the protein MSKTIKLNIAGMTCVNCSNAIERVAKKMDGVEDAKVSFANATGEFIVASEEVRTKLEEKIKKLGYEIAKDMSEFEKKRALHIKNLRNNFIAAAVISAVIMWLEMTGVMSEPKAFVMLFLAFIALAVCGKEFFVHAYGALKNKNYDMNVLVALGTSMAFLYSVFVFLAPNLMPENMRHMYVSGSAMIITFILLGKFLEERSKARAGDYLKSLMDLSPKVALVLKPDGQAVETDVQNLKIGDIVMVKAGFHVPCDGVIINGGAELDMSMLTGESLPVYKKTGDEVNAGTINTNGYLNVKVTKPSNQTLLAQILHLLSDASTKKMPISRFADRVANIFVPAVIIIAVVTFLIWFAVTGNAVQGVLSAICVLIISCPCALGLATPIAIISSLSLGAKNGILIKNPEVIEVLHTAKYAIFDKTGTLTKGEISVNFTDINEDDLALIAALEAKSSHPISKAIVNYANELDLKILGNDSGFESIAGKGIRSLDESEIVVGNEGFLKEFGIEIPDSSKEQILKMQNDGNGVVLAAIKKKFVGFISLSDTLKENAKEIIDELKNKNIIPVMLTGDNVFTAKNVALKIGIEKVFAGVLPNEKFEIIKELQKDAKVVFIGDGINDSPSLKQADIGIAMSSGADIAKDAGDIVLIKNDLESVVKAINLAKDTMKTIKENLFWAFIYNLICIPVAAGALYPVFKIVLTPVYGAIAMCFSSVTVVFNSIRLRFKKI